GGCCGAGGTATAATGCCAGAGCGCGAAGTACATAAATACCTGTTTTTTCAAGCATCTGGTATGCTTCTTTGCCTACTTCGTTAAACTTGGGAAGCTCCGCCACTTCCACATTTTCCGGATATTCCTGGGCATATTTGGAATCTTTATCTACATATTGTCCGAAATGCCAGAATTCCTTTAAATCTCCTGCAGAACGGCCTTTAGCATGCTCTTTTCCAAAAGAGACATAACCTCTCTGGCCGCCGATTCCGGGAATTTCATATTTTTCTTTGGTTTCTACAGGCAGGCTGAAAAAATTACGGACTTCGCCATACAATTCGCTTACCAGTTTGTCATCTAAAAAATGACCTTTAAGTGCTACGAAGCCAATATCTTCGTAGGCTTTTCCGATTTCATTTACAAATTTTTGTTTGCGTTCCGGGTCGCCCGAAAGGAAATCACGCAAGTCCACACTAGGGATGTTTTGCATAAAGAAAAAATGTTTGTTAATAACTTTGTAAACCCTGAAGCCTTACAAACACAAATGTAAAGAATATTTCATAAAAAATATTTTAATTTTTATTAACAATCCGCAATCTCAATATTTCTTTCCATCAAAAAAATTAGATTTGTAAGTATCCAAAAACATTATGATATGAAGAACATTATCCTGGTCTCAATTTTCCTTTTGAGTTGTTTCATAGTTACGGCACAAGATTCAAAAATCCCGAAAGGAAATATTACATTAATTACCGGACAAAATATGGAATTCACAGATTTGAAATTTATCGATGACAAGGTGAAATTCACTAATCTGGACACCAAAAGTGACTTTGAATATTTCTTAACTGCGGTGAAAACCATTATCGATGAAAATGGCGTAATTATTTATCAAAAAGCACAAGCTAAAGAGGAACCGAAATTCACACCGCAAATTTCGGTTGCACCAGAGCATACCCCATCGCCACCGTTGGTCGAGGCGTTACAATTTAAGAACATCGAAAACATCCGGAAAAATGGCAAAAAGCTTACACCTGAAGAAATCAGGACACTTTTGGCACAAAACGCCTATGCATTAGATGCGTATAATCGAGGAAAGAAAACGGCATGGTGGGGCAATTTTACTCTTGGTTTCGGAATCGGGATGTTTGTAGGCGGTGCCATCATTAACCTCAGTAGTTCAGATGAAGTCGATCAGGACGGGAATGTCAAAGCCAAGGGATCGCCTGCACCACTCGTTATTGGGATTGCTTCCGCATTGATTTCAATCCCATTGAAAGTCAGTGGCAGGAAAAATGTAAAAGAGGCCATCTCTGCTTACAGTGAAAACCGCACTTACGCTTTCAAACCGGAGTGGCGTGTAGTGGCAGGCATGTCGCAGGCCGGTATTGCACTCCGGTTTTAAACATGATTAAAAATTCAAAAGCAGGTATTTTATTGTCGGATCCCTGCATTTGCTTCTGATTATAATTTATAACAAACAATCGTAAAGCTGTTATTTTTTTCTACTTTTGGGGCATCAAAAAAATGACTTTTCAAAATGAATTTCGACAGAAAAAGCCTCACCGACGATACGTTAATCGATCTTTATAAAAGAATCCTCAAGCCCCGCCTAATTGAAGAAAAAATGCTGATCCTGATCCGTCAGGGGAAAGTATCGAAATGGTTTTCCGGAATCGGGCAGGAAGCGATCGCCTGCGGCATAACGGCAGTGCTGGATAAAGACGAATACATCCTGCCGATGCACAGGAATCTTGGTGTTTTTACAGGACGCGATATTCCGTTGCACCGATTGTTTTCCCAATGGCAAGGCAAGGCGAATGGCTTTACGAAAGGCCGCGACCGTAGTTTTCATTTCGGTACGCAGGAGTTTAATATCGTTGGGATGATTTCGCATTTGGGTCCGCAGTTGGGTGTGGCCGATGGTATTGCTTTGGCCAATAAATTAAAGAAAAACGGCAAGATTACCGCAGTATTCACCGGGGAAGGTGCTACAAGTGAAGGTGATTTCCATGAAGCACTGAACATCGCATCAGTTTGGGAATTGCCGGTAATGTTTGTGATTGAGAATAACGGCTACGGACTTTCAACACCTACGAACGAGCAGTATCGTTGTGAAAACCTGGCTGACAAAGGCATAGGTTACGGAATGGAAAGCCATATTATTGATGGTAATAACATCCTCGAGGTTTATAATAAATTATCCGAACTGAAAGCGGAAATGGTTGCGAATCCGAAACCGGTTTTACTCGAATTCAAGACGTTCAGGATGCGCGGGCATGAAGAGGCAAGTGGCACGAAATATGTCCCTCAGGAACTGATGGATATGTGGGCTATTAAAGATCCGGTCGACAATTACAAAAAATTCCTTACTGATTCAGGAGTCCTTTCTGCTGAAAAAGACGAAGAAATCAGAGCAGCCATTAAAGCTGAAATTGATGAAAACTGGACGTTGGTACAGCAGGAGCCTGAGATTATCGCTTCATACGAAGAAGAGTTAAATGATGTTTACAAACCTTTTCAATATGAAGAAGTTACGCCTTCTGATAAAATTGAAAATATTCGTTTGATTGATGCCATTTCCCAAGGTTTAAAGCAATCGATGGAGCGCCATCCAAATTCCGTAATCATGGGGCAGGATATTGCAGAATATGGCGGTGCATTCAAGATTACGGACGGATTTGTGTCCCAGTTCGGGAAAGAGCGCGTGATCAATACACCGATCTGCGAAAGCGCAGTCGTTTCGGCAGGGATGGGATTGTCGATCAATGGTTACAAGGCGATTGTGGAAATGCAATTCGCTGATTTCGTATCAACAGGCTTTAATCCAATTGTAAATCTTTTGGCAAAATCACACTACCGCTGGCTTGAGAATGCCGATGTAGTCGTTCGTATGCCTTGTGGCGGCGGAACTCAGGCTGGGCCATTCCATTCTCAGACCAATGAAGCATGGTTTACAAAAACACCTGGATTAAAAGTCGTTTATCCAGCGTTTCCCTATGATGCAAAAGGATTGTTGAATACGGCCATCAACGATCCAAACCCGGTGATGTTTTTTGAGCACAAGCAATTGTACAGAAGCGTTTACCAGGATGTTCCTTCGGATTATTACACTTTGCCTTTTGGGAAAGCGGCATTGCTGAATGAGGGAAAAGACGTAACCATCATTTCGTTCGGGGCCGGAGTGCACTGGGCTTTGGAAACATTGAAAAATAATCCTGAAATTTCTGCCGACCTGCTCGACTTAAGGACATTACAGCCATTGGATACCGAAGCGATATTTGCCTCAGCGAAGAAAACAGGAAAAGTCATCCTCCTCCAGGAAGATTCCATGTTTGGTGGTGTTGCCAGCGATATTTCGGCGATGATTATGGAAAACTGTTTTGAATACCTTGACGGTCCGGTAAAACGCGTGTCCAGCCTTGACAGCCCGATTCCGTTTACAAAGGCTTTGGAAGATCAATATCTTTCGAAAGGAAGATTTGAAGCGTCGTTAAAGGAATTACTGGCTTATTAAATCGAAAATTATTCCTTTTCGCTATACTGCGTCAGCATTTCATCTGAAAAGAAAAGTGCCAGCAAAGCTTTGTTTTTAGCATCTTCAGGATTTTGAGCCGCTTCAACGAAACGGTTTTTGTATGCCTCAAGCTGCTTTTCTGTCAATAACCTCCGGAAATAGAATTCCTGCTTTACCGTGACATCGATAAGCGTTGCCAACTTTACAGGAGAACGGTCTTCGGCATAAGCTTTATAAGCTACGGCGATATCAATATATTGCGAATTGAATAATTTATCCATAATGCCTGCCTGTGTGTCATTAAAATCCAGGAAATCAGTAACCCAGTTTTTTGTCTGGCGGTAAACAAGCTGTCCATTCGGGTTGTCCACGATAAACTGGATCATGGTAATCCGGTCTACGATATCATTCGGGTTTTGTGCCTTGCCGGCGAGAGGAAGCGCCAGCAATATAAGAAGTATCAATTTTTTCATTTTGTAGATTTATTTTTGGCTAATGTAATAAAAATGTATCATTATGTGTTTATTTTAGCATGGCCACCATTTTGTAAATAACTAAAATGAAAAAAATACTTTTCTTCGCCGCAATCCTTTTGATTTCCTGTGACGATTCACACACAGATTCTGTTCCCGAATATGATTACAAACAGGAAATGCGGGACTTCGTTATCGGCATCAGCCAATATGCGAAAGCGGAAAACCCCAATTTTGCCATTATTCCCCAAAACGGTATCGAACTTGTCACTGAAGACGGCGAAGCGACGGGAAATCCTGCAGCGGCTTATTTAAATGCGATTGATGGCAACGGCCAGGAAGATTTTCTTTATGGTTATGATGCCGATAATATCGAAACGCCTTCGGCTGCAACAATTTACTTTAAATCGTATCTTGACGTTTCGAAAGCTGCGGGAAATACCGTTTTAGCGATCGATTATTGCTCGACACCATCTAAAATGGGGAATTCCTATACAAAGAATAATACGAATGGTTACATCTCATTTGCTGCCATTGAAAGGAATTTAAATGTAATTCCCGGCTATCCGGTATTCCATGAAAATGCGGCTGATGTGGGGCAGTTGTCACAAGCGAAAAATTTTCTGTATTTAATCAACGCTGAAAACTTTAATTCAAAAGGGGATTTCATCAATGCTGTGAAGGCTACAAATTATGATGCTGTGATCATGGATCTGTATTTCAATGATGGTACAGCTTTCACCGCAGCTGAAATTCAGCAATTAAAGGAAAAGGCGAATGGCGGGAAACGAATCGTAATCTGCTACATGTCGATCGGAGAAGCGGAAGACTACCGTTATTACTGGCAAAATAGCTGGCTTTCAGATAAACCGGATTGGCTTACAGCAGAAAACCCGGACTGGCCGGGTAATTATAAAGTAAAATATTGGAATGCGGATTGGCAGCAGATCATTTATGGGAATGATAATTCTTATTTAAAAAAGATCCTAGATGCCAGTTTTGATGGTGTTTACCTTGATATTATTGATGCTTTCGAATATTTTGAAAGCCGTTAAATACCGATATTTCCGTCATATTTACCTGAATTGGAAACTTCATCATCCGTTTCAGAAGCATCTTCATCAGTATCATCATATTTGTGGAAATCATCGGAATCATCAAATTCCTGCTGACTTTTACGCGATGCATCATCCTGATTTAATCCGGGATCATCAATTTGCCGTTCAATATCCTTATCAAAGAGATATCCTTCACAATCGATATCGTCCCAGTTTTTGAAAGTGTTGTATGTCGATTCCATAATAGTAGAATTAAATTTATTCGTCACGCCTGAAAGGTGCCTTATCAGGTATTTCATTGGGATCTGTATCGGGATCCTCATCATCCGTCTGTGATTTCATATGCCCTTTGCTTTTGAAATCAGTATTTACTTTAGAATCCAGATCGTCATTGCCTTTGTGATTTTGCAATTGAGGATCTTTTTCGGGATTCGCGTTGTGGTACTTAAAATCCTTTTCCATAGCTTATTTATTTTAAAAATATCCGAGCAGGTAATACACAATGATGAAAACAATAATCATCCCGAAACAGCCGCCACCTAATTTCTTGGCGCTGTAACCTGCTATTAATCCTTTGAAAAGTCCGTTCATAATGTTTTGGTTTTAGGTTATTGATTTTTTTATTCCTCGTGCTTGTCTACATTTTCATTTTTATCCCGAAAATCCATTTCTGCACTATTTCCGGGTTCGAAATTCGCATCATTGGTCAGCTCTTCATTATCGCGATATTCATGGTCACGCGTGGCATTCCGGACGTTGTCAGGATTTTTTTGATTTGAATGGGCATAATTTTTCTGTCCGTCGTGGTTAGGCCTGTGGTTGCCTTTTCCGTAATTGTTGTTGTTATTTAAAGATGGCATGATATTGAAATTTTAAGTTTACCTAAAATTACATTTCATCTGTAATGAATTGTTACGCAGTTTTTTATAAATGTTACAGGATTTTACGAAACAAAAAAGCCTGCCCATAAAATGAGCAGGCTCCTGTATTTTGAACATCAGGTCGGTTACCTCCCTGACAATTCGTAATACATATCGTTAGGATCGTAATCGAAATCGTAATCTTCGGCATCATCATCAGAATCGATTGAATTCATCAGGATAATGTTATTCACGTGGTCATCTTCGTGATTGTCAATTGAGGTGTAAATTGCTTCCATGGTTTCAAGATTTAGTTGGTTTATCTGGAATACAAAGTTCACTAAATCGTTGTAACTAACGTTTACAGGGTTTTAAGAAAAGATTATGTTTAAACAAACTGTGCAGGAAATTCAAATAAAAAATTCCAAATCCCGACGTGAAAACCGTTGGAATTTGGAATTTTAAGGAATTGAAATTTTAGTAGTTTCCACTCAATAACCTGCCGCCAATAGGGGCTACAGCATCAATGCCCAATTTCTTCATCATTTCGTAAGTAGTGCACACCGCCGCAGAGGTAACCGGAATTCCCGTTGCCTGTTCAATAAGGTCAATGGCTTCCAGAGATGGCATCTGCACGCATGCTGAAGCAACGATGACATCAACACCTTCAATATTCAGCCTTTTGTAAATCTCCAGTAAATTCATTGGATCCTGGGCTGCAACCTCCAGATTATCCGGAATTTCAAGCGCGATCGAATCCACGACTTCAAACCCCTGGTGCTCGATGTAATCTACGACCATATCCGTCAACGGACGCATATAGGGCGTTATGATCGACACTTTCTTAGCACCTAAAGCTTTTAAACCGTTGATTAAAGCGCCGGCACTCGTCACAATCGGGGTAGGGAAATCGTTCGCCACCGTTTCCTGATGCAGGTTCACTTCAGAAACGCAATGGTAACCGCGCCCCATGCTCATAATCGCCACAAGGCAGGCATATCCCATGACATCAACATGCGCGTCAGACAGTTCCTGAGCGCATTTCAGACTCATCGCATCCATTGCCTCGAGTTCTTCCT
This genomic stretch from Flavobacterium pallidum harbors:
- a CDS encoding alpha-ketoacid dehydrogenase subunit alpha/beta; the encoded protein is MNFDRKSLTDDTLIDLYKRILKPRLIEEKMLILIRQGKVSKWFSGIGQEAIACGITAVLDKDEYILPMHRNLGVFTGRDIPLHRLFSQWQGKANGFTKGRDRSFHFGTQEFNIVGMISHLGPQLGVADGIALANKLKKNGKITAVFTGEGATSEGDFHEALNIASVWELPVMFVIENNGYGLSTPTNEQYRCENLADKGIGYGMESHIIDGNNILEVYNKLSELKAEMVANPKPVLLEFKTFRMRGHEEASGTKYVPQELMDMWAIKDPVDNYKKFLTDSGVLSAEKDEEIRAAIKAEIDENWTLVQQEPEIIASYEEELNDVYKPFQYEEVTPSDKIENIRLIDAISQGLKQSMERHPNSVIMGQDIAEYGGAFKITDGFVSQFGKERVINTPICESAVVSAGMGLSINGYKAIVEMQFADFVSTGFNPIVNLLAKSHYRWLENADVVVRMPCGGGTQAGPFHSQTNEAWFTKTPGLKVVYPAFPYDAKGLLNTAINDPNPVMFFEHKQLYRSVYQDVPSDYYTLPFGKAALLNEGKDVTIISFGAGVHWALETLKNNPEISADLLDLRTLQPLDTEAIFASAKKTGKVILLQEDSMFGGVASDISAMIMENCFEYLDGPVKRVSSLDSPIPFTKALEDQYLSKGRFEASLKELLAY
- a CDS encoding endo alpha-1,4 polygalactosaminidase, which gives rise to MKKILFFAAILLISCDDSHTDSVPEYDYKQEMRDFVIGISQYAKAENPNFAIIPQNGIELVTEDGEATGNPAAAYLNAIDGNGQEDFLYGYDADNIETPSAATIYFKSYLDVSKAAGNTVLAIDYCSTPSKMGNSYTKNNTNGYISFAAIERNLNVIPGYPVFHENAADVGQLSQAKNFLYLINAENFNSKGDFINAVKATNYDAVIMDLYFNDGTAFTAAEIQQLKEKANGGKRIVICYMSIGEAEDYRYYWQNSWLSDKPDWLTAENPDWPGNYKVKYWNADWQQIIYGNDNSYLKKILDASFDGVYLDIIDAFEYFESR
- a CDS encoding maleate cis-trans isomerase family protein gives rise to the protein MKKYRIGQIVPSSNVTMETEIPAIFRARETILPERFTFHSSRMRMKKVTKEELEAMDAMSLKCAQELSDAHVDVMGYACLVAIMSMGRGYHCVSEVNLHQETVANDFPTPIVTSAGALINGLKALGAKKVSIITPYMRPLTDMVVDYIEHQGFEVVDSIALEIPDNLEVAAQDPMNLLEIYKRLNIEGVDVIVASACVQMPSLEAIDLIEQATGIPVTSAAVCTTYEMMKKLGIDAVAPIGGRLLSGNY